The proteins below come from a single uncultured Dethiosulfovibrio sp. genomic window:
- a CDS encoding MBL fold metallo-hydrolase, giving the protein MSTFNTSVLFEEGNHRFIHLGWEEKEEKSIVQTNQYMISHGNEVVLLDPGGAHVFPRVLANVAEIVDIQSISHIFYSHQDPDVSSGITLWLSIAERTMAHISGLWTRFLPHFGIYDSKRITAIPDKGGDITLKDGLKLKCVPAHFLHSTGQFSLYDPVSRIIFTGDIGAAVFPEGKRYPSVENFNDHVRYMEGFHKRYMASNSACRKWVDQVSKLKVDAIAPQHGAVMKGENVGRFLDWFGNLRCGVDIMDQLF; this is encoded by the coding sequence ATGAGCACTTTCAATACGTCCGTACTTTTCGAGGAAGGTAACCATAGGTTTATACATCTGGGCTGGGAGGAGAAGGAGGAAAAGAGCATCGTCCAGACCAACCAGTATATGATATCCCACGGCAACGAGGTGGTGCTTCTGGATCCCGGCGGAGCCCACGTTTTCCCCAGGGTACTGGCCAACGTGGCGGAGATAGTGGACATCCAGTCCATAAGCCATATATTCTACTCCCACCAGGACCCCGACGTCTCCTCTGGCATAACTCTGTGGCTGTCCATAGCGGAGAGGACCATGGCCCATATATCGGGGCTCTGGACCAGGTTTTTGCCCCATTTTGGCATATACGATTCTAAGAGGATAACCGCCATTCCCGATAAGGGGGGCGACATAACCTTAAAAGACGGCCTGAAGCTGAAGTGCGTCCCCGCCCACTTTCTCCACTCCACAGGCCAGTTTTCCCTATACGACCCGGTCTCTCGGATAATATTCACCGGGGATATCGGGGCGGCGGTGTTCCCCGAGGGCAAACGTTATCCCTCGGTGGAGAATTTTAACGATCACGTGAGGTATATGGAGGGCTTCCACAAAAGGTATATGGCCTCCAATTCGGCGTGCCGTAAATGGGTGGACCAGGTGTCAAAGCTGAAGGTGGACGCCATAGCCCCTCAGCACGGGGCTGTCATGAAGGGCGAAAACGTCGGCAGATTCCTCGACTGGTTCGGCAACCTCCGTTGCGGCGTGGACATAATGGACCAGCTTTTCTAG
- a CDS encoding methyl-accepting chemotaxis protein: protein MDNRERELISRLSSAYFGSVLMNSFMDQLDEALVRRVTSVQEELSEISCDFQELDSMLSGTVKEFQVSSDHARENVQAIGRMNQELEEELQRSGTDIENMSSDVEKTVETTYETLNGFLEVEKISAEITRIAKQTNLLALNASIEAARAGEHGRGFSVVASEVQKLSVQSKDASDKITARVSEISLSVKEAMDNVKRVSDMFGVVRNSLSSFMAFLEENRAFMDDMTKLLDESGGKMDEGSKGIAHSVGVMKEAIDRFEAMASIISSIVRAQKNLQDIRL, encoded by the coding sequence TTGGACAACAGAGAGAGGGAACTGATAAGCCGGCTTTCATCGGCCTATTTCGGCAGCGTCCTCATGAACTCCTTTATGGACCAGCTCGACGAGGCATTGGTCCGTCGTGTCACGTCGGTCCAGGAGGAGTTATCGGAGATATCATGTGACTTTCAGGAGCTCGACTCCATGCTCTCCGGCACGGTAAAGGAGTTCCAGGTGAGCAGCGACCACGCCAGGGAGAACGTTCAGGCCATAGGCAGGATGAACCAGGAGCTGGAGGAGGAGCTACAGAGGTCGGGCACCGACATAGAGAACATGAGCTCCGACGTGGAGAAGACCGTGGAAACCACCTACGAGACTCTAAACGGATTTTTAGAGGTGGAGAAGATCTCCGCCGAGATAACCAGGATAGCCAAACAGACCAACCTCCTGGCCCTCAACGCCTCCATAGAGGCCGCCAGGGCGGGGGAACACGGCAGAGGGTTCAGCGTGGTTGCCTCGGAGGTCCAGAAGCTATCGGTCCAGAGCAAAGATGCCTCCGACAAGATAACCGCCAGGGTGTCGGAGATTTCCCTGTCGGTAAAAGAGGCGATGGACAACGTAAAGAGGGTCAGCGACATGTTCGGGGTCGTGAGGAACTCTCTTTCCAGTTTTATGGCCTTTTTGGAGGAAAATCGTGCCTTCATGGACGATATGACCAAGCTCCTGGACGAGTCGGGAGGCAAGATGGACGAGGGCTCCAAGGGCATAGCCCACTCGGTAGGAGTAATGAAGGAGGCCATAGACCGGTTTGAGGCCATGGCCTCTATAATCTCCTCCATAGTTAGGGCACAGAAAAACCTTCAGGACATAAGGCTATAA
- a CDS encoding mechanosensitive ion channel family protein — protein MNFIKKATLAASISLFLVHGALATQFADTLDPSDKHNPRETMESFLENVNLSYRYIMEANNITAQSSSFLFHPPQALSKARKANIYLNRAVQCLDMREIPEVYRDEIGRERALMLKEILDRVPVPEPEDIPGTKEMASKPIPRWRIPGTEIRLERVSSGEQEGYFLFSAATVDKIPFFYSLVKSMPYKNEFTTTQGFFDWYNDTPGHLFPPRWSLFLPKWSMITLGDNTLWQWFSLIGIVFLTVYLIALAMGFFKNKKTNREPGIRQGVLRLSFTTVSIAIALTSRYLLDDVVNLTGEAMLLSTGFLTAFIWVLGSWIVFQISYLMAEMIILSPRVTPNSIDASMLRTSSQLLGIMLSLAFLMYGASQLGIPLASVITGLGVAGLAISLAAKPTVENVIGGITLFADKPVQVGDFCQFGNNTGTVIEIGIRSTKLRTIDRTVLSVPNAEFSQLQLKNLSRRDKHLFEATIGLRYETSMDQLRWILTEIKEMLLAHPKVHHSPPVRVRFTGFGDYSLNVATRAFIQTKEWEEFLAIKEDLLLRISEIVEESGSGFAFPSTTAYLSDDTPPDREIREKVEAEVQAWRDSGALPFPNVTEERAGELKNTLDYPPKGSPGA, from the coding sequence ATGAATTTTATTAAAAAAGCCACGCTAGCAGCGAGTATCAGCCTTTTTCTAGTACATGGGGCATTGGCAACCCAGTTTGCGGACACGTTAGATCCTTCGGATAAGCATAACCCTAGAGAGACGATGGAATCTTTTTTGGAAAACGTCAATCTAAGTTATCGTTATATCATGGAGGCAAACAATATCACGGCCCAATCAAGCTCTTTTTTATTCCATCCTCCTCAGGCACTGTCAAAAGCGAGAAAAGCCAATATATACCTCAACAGGGCGGTTCAATGTCTGGATATGAGAGAGATACCGGAGGTCTATAGGGACGAAATAGGACGAGAAAGGGCCCTTATGCTGAAGGAGATATTGGACAGGGTGCCTGTACCTGAGCCTGAGGACATCCCTGGGACAAAGGAGATGGCGTCAAAACCTATACCTAGGTGGAGAATCCCTGGAACTGAGATAAGGCTTGAAAGGGTTAGCTCGGGGGAACAGGAGGGATATTTCCTGTTCTCCGCAGCTACCGTCGATAAAATCCCATTTTTTTATTCTTTAGTCAAGAGCATGCCATATAAAAACGAATTTACCACGACTCAGGGCTTTTTTGACTGGTATAACGACACCCCTGGACACCTTTTTCCACCGAGATGGTCCCTGTTTCTGCCGAAGTGGTCGATGATAACATTAGGGGATAACACCCTGTGGCAATGGTTCTCCCTGATCGGGATTGTCTTTTTAACGGTATACCTGATAGCCCTGGCGATGGGTTTTTTCAAGAACAAAAAGACGAACAGAGAGCCAGGGATAAGGCAAGGGGTTTTAAGGCTATCGTTTACGACGGTATCCATCGCTATAGCCCTCACCAGTCGCTACCTGCTGGATGACGTTGTAAACCTGACCGGCGAGGCTATGCTGCTATCGACGGGCTTTCTCACCGCTTTTATCTGGGTATTAGGATCGTGGATAGTCTTCCAGATAAGCTACCTGATGGCGGAGATGATCATACTCTCCCCCAGGGTAACCCCCAATAGCATAGATGCGAGCATGCTCAGGACCTCCTCTCAGCTGCTGGGCATAATGCTGTCCCTCGCGTTCCTGATGTACGGCGCGTCTCAGCTAGGGATTCCCCTCGCATCGGTTATAACAGGGCTGGGGGTCGCAGGGTTAGCCATATCCCTTGCGGCTAAACCTACGGTGGAGAACGTCATAGGAGGAATAACCCTTTTTGCGGATAAGCCTGTACAGGTCGGGGATTTCTGCCAGTTCGGCAACAATACCGGGACTGTTATAGAGATAGGCATCAGGTCCACCAAGCTTCGGACCATAGACCGAACGGTGCTTTCGGTGCCTAACGCCGAGTTCTCCCAGCTTCAGCTCAAAAACTTAAGCAGGAGAGACAAGCACCTCTTCGAGGCAACCATAGGCCTCCGTTACGAGACTTCTATGGATCAGCTGAGATGGATACTAACGGAGATCAAGGAGATGTTGCTGGCCCACCCTAAGGTCCATCATTCTCCACCGGTGAGGGTCCGTTTTACCGGTTTTGGCGATTATTCCCTCAACGTGGCCACCAGGGCCTTTATCCAGACTAAAGAGTGGGAGGAATTTTTGGCCATAAAGGAGGATCTTCTTCTGAGGATATCGGAGATAGTCGAGGAGTCGGGATCGGGCTTCGCCTTCCCGTCCACCACCGCCTATCTGTCCGACGACACTCCACCGGATCGGGAGATAAGGGAAAAGGTGGAGGCGGAGGTCCAGGCTTGGAGAGACTCAGGGGCCCTGCCTTTCCCCAACGTGACCGAGGAGAGAGCAGGGGAGCTAAAAAACACCCTCGACTACCCTCCCAAGGGATCCCCTGGAGCGTAA